Proteins encoded within one genomic window of Bacillus sp. F19:
- the rpiB gene encoding ribose 5-phosphate isomerase B, which produces MKIAIASDHGGLNLREEIKQLMDEMKIQYEDFGCECETSVDYPDYALPVAEKVASGEFDRGILICGTGIGMSISANKVKGIRCALVHDTFSAKATREHNNSNMLAMGERVIGPGLAREIARIWLTTEFEGGRHENRVSKITAFENKRQG; this is translated from the coding sequence ATGAAAATTGCAATTGCTTCTGACCATGGCGGGCTGAATCTCCGCGAGGAAATCAAGCAGCTAATGGATGAAATGAAAATACAGTATGAAGATTTTGGCTGTGAATGCGAAACGTCGGTAGATTATCCGGACTATGCGCTGCCGGTAGCAGAAAAAGTGGCAAGCGGGGAATTTGACCGCGGAATTCTGATTTGCGGCACGGGCATCGGCATGAGCATTTCTGCCAATAAAGTAAAAGGGATCCGCTGCGCGCTTGTCCATGATACATTCAGTGCAAAAGCAACAAGAGAGCACAATAACAGCAATATGCTTGCTATGGGCGAGCGTGTTATCGGTCCTGGTCTGGCCCGTGAAATTGCAAGAATCTGGCTGACAACAGAATTTGAAGGCGGAAGACACGAAAATCGCGTCAGTAAAATCACTGCATTTGAAAATAAACGGCAAGGGTGA
- a CDS encoding TIGR01440 family protein, which translates to MTTIGEWKNQLRTMLADLEEQSSFRAGNIFVVGCSTSEVIGEKIGTAGTIEAAEMIFEELKAFKERTGMHLAFQCCEHLNRALVVEHETAASYNLEAVTVTPVRAAGGAMATYAYSAFKEPVVVEFIKADGGIDIGDTFIGMHLLHVAVPVRSSVNQVGHARVTMAKTRPKLIGGERAVYAAKEENRKCT; encoded by the coding sequence ATGACAACGATTGGGGAGTGGAAGAATCAGCTGCGCACGATGCTTGCTGATTTAGAAGAGCAATCTTCCTTTCGCGCGGGAAACATCTTTGTGGTTGGCTGCAGCACGAGTGAAGTGATTGGAGAAAAGATTGGTACGGCTGGTACGATTGAAGCCGCGGAAATGATTTTTGAGGAATTAAAGGCGTTTAAAGAAAGAACAGGCATGCATCTTGCTTTTCAATGCTGCGAGCATTTGAACAGAGCATTAGTTGTTGAGCATGAGACAGCTGCTTCCTATAACCTTGAAGCAGTAACGGTTACACCTGTACGAGCGGCTGGCGGAGCGATGGCGACATATGCTTATTCAGCTTTCAAAGAGCCTGTTGTGGTTGAATTCATAAAAGCTGACGGCGGCATTGATATCGGTGATACTTTTATCGGTATGCATCTTTTGCATGTAGCGGTTCCTGTCAGGAGCTCTGTAAATCAGGTTGGACATGCCCGTGTTACAATGGCAAAGACACGTCCGAAGCTGATCGGCGGAGAAAGAGCCGTGTATGCAGCCAAGGAAGAAAACAGGAAGTGTACATAA
- a CDS encoding low molecular weight protein arginine phosphatase, with the protein MINILFVCTGNTCRSPMAEALLNHMKENDHLLSVKSAGVYASGGSDASFHAKQALDEKGIVCNHRSSLLNEEHIRWATYILTMTESHKELIFERYPQAIEKAFTLSEFVMEDEQNRRDVMDPFGGSLEIYRMTREDLEKMIMLLIKKLEN; encoded by the coding sequence ATGATTAATATCCTTTTTGTTTGTACAGGAAATACATGCAGAAGCCCCATGGCGGAAGCATTATTGAATCATATGAAAGAAAACGATCATCTCCTTTCGGTCAAATCTGCAGGTGTGTATGCAAGCGGCGGCAGTGATGCTTCCTTTCATGCGAAACAGGCCCTTGATGAAAAAGGAATCGTATGCAATCACCGCTCGTCTCTTTTGAATGAAGAGCACATCCGCTGGGCAACGTACATTTTAACAATGACTGAAAGTCATAAAGAGCTGATATTTGAACGATATCCGCAGGCGATCGAAAAAGCCTTTACCCTCTCTGAATTTGTGATGGAGGATGAACAGAATCGGCGCGATGTCATGGATCCGTTCGGCGGTTCACTTGAGATTTACAGAATGACCCGTGAAGATTTAGAAAAAATGATTATGCTTCTGATTAAAAAATTAGAAAATTAA
- a CDS encoding threonylcarbamoyl-AMP synthase — protein METKVWIVDNLKDLSLSYQQIAQAAAKLRENEVVAFPTETVYGLGANAKSDLAVGKIYEAKGRPSDNPLIVHIATKEQLHEIAAEVPVYVEKLIDVLWPGPITFVLPKKPGLSDRVTAGLDTVAVRMPDHPLALAIIKETDLPIAAPSANLSGKPSPTRAAHVYDDLNGRIAGIMDGGATGVGVESTVLDCTQQIPVILRPGGVTQEQLESLIGKVLMDQALIEEGLTPKSPGMKYTHYAPKAPLMIVEGSLSFFQKTIDAAKREGKKVGVLATKEKAESYQADTVLVCGSREDIQTVAAGLYDVLREFDDAEVDCIYSESFSNEGVGQAVMNRLLKAAGQQIVKE, from the coding sequence ATGGAAACAAAAGTTTGGATTGTGGATAATTTAAAGGATTTATCCTTAAGTTATCAACAAATTGCACAGGCGGCAGCCAAATTAAGAGAGAATGAGGTTGTGGCTTTCCCAACAGAGACCGTATATGGCCTTGGCGCCAACGCTAAATCGGATCTCGCTGTGGGTAAGATTTATGAAGCAAAAGGAAGGCCGAGCGATAATCCACTGATTGTCCACATTGCGACAAAAGAACAGCTGCATGAAATTGCAGCTGAAGTGCCTGTTTATGTGGAAAAGTTAATCGATGTTTTGTGGCCGGGACCGATTACATTTGTCTTGCCGAAGAAACCCGGGCTGTCTGATCGTGTAACAGCAGGACTTGATACGGTAGCAGTAAGAATGCCAGATCATCCGCTGGCACTTGCCATTATCAAAGAAACAGACCTGCCGATTGCTGCACCTAGTGCGAATCTTTCTGGAAAGCCAAGTCCTACACGCGCTGCTCATGTATACGATGATTTAAATGGCAGAATCGCCGGCATTATGGACGGAGGCGCAACTGGTGTAGGTGTGGAATCTACTGTCTTAGACTGCACTCAGCAGATTCCGGTCATTTTAAGACCGGGCGGAGTGACGCAGGAACAGCTTGAAAGCCTAATTGGAAAGGTTCTAATGGATCAGGCGTTAATAGAGGAAGGGCTTACTCCAAAGTCTCCTGGAATGAAATATACCCACTATGCACCGAAAGCACCATTAATGATTGTTGAAGGCTCATTATCTTTTTTTCAAAAAACAATTGATGCTGCAAAACGAGAAGGGAAAAAAGTAGGTGTGCTTGCAACAAAAGAAAAAGCAGAAAGCTATCAGGCCGACACTGTTTTAGTTTGCGGAAGCAGAGAGGACATTCAGACAGTTGCAGCCGGACTCTACGATGTGCTGCGTGAATTCGACGATGCGGAAGTAGATTGTATTTACAGTGAAAGTTTTTCAAATGAAGGTGTCGGGCAAGCGGTGATGAACCGTTTACTGAAGGCTGCAGGACAGCAGATTGTGAAGGAATAA
- a CDS encoding manganese efflux pump MntP family protein, whose product MEALIGELITLFMMAFALGMDAFSVGLGMGLIKLRLRQIFYIGLTIGLFHLWMPLAGMWIGKVLSSTFGNIASIAGGALLILLGVQMIFASLKKDNEPMITPVGFGLLFFALSVSLDSFSVGLSLGIYGARTFLTIAMFGIVSMVLTWIGLLIGRRVQNWLGTYGEALGGSILLGFGLKLIFPI is encoded by the coding sequence ATAGAGGCATTAATTGGGGAACTCATTACCTTATTTATGATGGCATTTGCGCTTGGAATGGATGCTTTTTCAGTCGGACTTGGGATGGGGCTGATCAAACTCCGGTTAAGGCAGATTTTTTATATTGGGCTGACGATCGGTCTGTTTCATTTATGGATGCCGCTTGCCGGGATGTGGATCGGAAAAGTGCTCTCCAGTACGTTTGGGAATATTGCCTCGATTGCAGGCGGTGCACTGCTGATCCTTCTCGGAGTGCAGATGATTTTCGCTTCATTAAAAAAAGATAATGAACCTATGATTACACCGGTAGGCTTTGGTCTCCTTTTTTTTGCGCTCAGCGTAAGCCTGGACAGCTTTTCAGTCGGTTTAAGTCTTGGAATTTACGGTGCAAGAACGTTCCTGACAATCGCAATGTTCGGCATTGTCAGCATGGTGCTCACATGGATTGGCCTTCTGATTGGAAGAAGAGTTCAAAACTGGCTGGGTACATACGGTGAAGCTCTCGGCGGAAGCATTCTATTAGGTTTTGGCTTGAAGCTGATTTTTCCAATATAG
- a CDS encoding serine hydroxymethyltransferase, giving the protein MKHLSKQDTSVFEAIQDELQRQRTKIELIASENFVTEAVMEAQGSVLTNKYAEGYPGRRYYGGCEHVDVVENIARDRAKEIFGAEHVNVQPHSGAQANMAVYFTILEQGDTVLGMNLSHGGHLTHGSPVNFSGVQYNFVEYGVDQETHRINYEDVLEKARLHKPKLIVAGASAYPRAIDFKKFREIADEVGAYFMVDMAHIAGLVAAGLHQNPVPYADFVTTTTHKTLRGPRGGMILCKEEFAKKIDKSIFPGIQGGPLMHVIAAKAVSFGEVLQDDFKTYASNIIANANRLAESLKNQGLTLVSDGTDNHLILIDVRSLNLTGKVAEKVLDDIGITVNKNTIPFDPESPFVTSGVRIGTAAVTSRGFGLEDMDEIAAIMGLALSNPEDEAKLEEAKSRVEALTSKFSLYV; this is encoded by the coding sequence ATGAAACATTTAAGCAAGCAGGATACAAGCGTATTTGAAGCAATTCAGGATGAATTACAGCGTCAGCGCACGAAAATCGAATTGATTGCTTCTGAAAACTTTGTTACAGAAGCCGTAATGGAAGCTCAAGGCTCAGTCCTTACGAACAAATATGCAGAAGGTTACCCTGGCCGCCGTTATTACGGAGGCTGTGAGCATGTGGATGTTGTAGAAAATATTGCAAGAGACCGTGCAAAAGAAATTTTCGGTGCAGAGCATGTTAACGTGCAGCCTCATTCAGGTGCACAGGCAAATATGGCTGTGTACTTCACAATCCTTGAACAGGGAGATACAGTTCTTGGCATGAACTTATCTCATGGCGGTCACTTAACACACGGAAGCCCTGTTAACTTCAGCGGCGTGCAGTACAATTTCGTTGAATATGGTGTGGACCAAGAAACACATCGCATTAACTATGAAGATGTATTAGAAAAAGCCCGCTTGCATAAGCCGAAGCTGATTGTTGCAGGCGCAAGTGCATATCCTCGTGCAATTGATTTCAAGAAATTCCGTGAAATTGCGGATGAAGTCGGAGCTTATTTCATGGTAGACATGGCTCATATTGCAGGACTTGTAGCGGCAGGCCTGCATCAAAATCCTGTTCCTTATGCTGATTTTGTTACAACAACAACGCATAAAACATTGCGCGGACCTCGCGGCGGTATGATTCTCTGCAAAGAAGAATTCGCGAAAAAGATTGATAAATCAATTTTTCCTGGAATCCAAGGCGGACCGCTTATGCATGTAATTGCTGCAAAAGCTGTTTCATTTGGAGAAGTCCTTCAAGACGACTTCAAGACATATGCATCTAACATCATTGCTAATGCAAATCGTCTTGCTGAAAGCTTGAAGAACCAAGGATTAACGCTAGTATCAGACGGAACAGACAATCACTTGATTTTAATTGATGTGCGTTCATTGAATCTGACTGGCAAAGTTGCAGAAAAAGTGTTGGATGATATCGGAATTACAGTGAACAAAAACACAATTCCATTTGATCCAGAAAGTCCATTCGTGACAAGCGGAGTCCGTATCGGTACTGCTGCTGTAACAAGCAGAGGCTTCGGTCTTGAAGATATGGATGAAATCGCTGCGATCATGGGTCTTGCACTCAGCAACCCTGAAGATGAAGCGAAATTAGAAGAAGCAAAGAGCAGAGTAGAAGCTTTAACTTCTAAGTTTTCTTTGTATGTGTAA
- a CDS encoding NERD domain-containing protein — translation MIKKEREIPIKLRKLEALLRRLPSNHLKRSKIEEEYAKIRAGYRGEKSIDYYLNAMDEKRFFIFHDIRLQHCNNEYFQIDILLLTSNYLVILEIKNMNGTLCFDQKFHQLIRALNGKEEAFPDPITQVKRQKKHLHQWLISNHFPSLPIYPLIVISNPATLIKSIPAYSDEVTRKVIHASQLHSKIEQINQRVKDDVLSTREVNKLSRLLLKLHSPHNPDILSHFQLQEKDLLRGIQCPNCNNLEMLRVNGSWTCSSCKISSKDAHLAALDDYCLLISATITNQELRNFLKITSVSSAAYLLKQLKLETTGSYRHRKYHLLPNTTKTPHH, via the coding sequence TTGATTAAAAAGGAACGTGAAATACCAATTAAATTAAGAAAACTAGAGGCACTTCTTAGAAGATTACCTTCAAACCATCTAAAGAGAAGTAAAATTGAGGAGGAATATGCCAAAATTCGAGCTGGATATCGAGGAGAAAAATCTATTGACTATTATCTAAATGCAATGGATGAAAAGAGATTTTTTATATTTCATGATATTAGACTCCAACATTGTAATAATGAGTATTTTCAAATCGATATTTTATTACTGACAAGCAACTATCTTGTCATTCTTGAAATAAAAAATATGAACGGAACATTGTGCTTTGATCAAAAATTTCACCAACTGATCAGGGCTTTGAACGGTAAAGAAGAAGCATTTCCAGATCCTATAACCCAAGTAAAACGGCAGAAAAAGCATTTGCATCAATGGCTAATTTCTAATCATTTCCCCTCGCTCCCTATCTATCCACTAATTGTTATCAGTAATCCTGCAACCCTTATTAAATCGATTCCAGCATATTCAGACGAAGTAACAAGAAAAGTGATACATGCTTCACAGCTTCACTCAAAAATTGAACAAATCAATCAACGAGTAAAAGATGATGTGCTAAGTACCAGAGAGGTAAATAAACTTTCCCGATTGCTATTAAAACTTCATTCTCCTCATAATCCAGATATACTGTCTCACTTTCAATTACAGGAAAAAGATCTCCTAAGAGGTATTCAATGCCCGAATTGTAATAACCTTGAGATGCTAAGAGTAAACGGTTCCTGGACCTGTTCAAGTTGCAAAATCTCGAGTAAGGATGCACATTTGGCAGCCTTAGATGATTATTGTCTTTTGATTTCAGCTACCATCACCAATCAAGAATTACGCAATTTTCTAAAAATCACGTCTGTTTCCTCTGCTGCATATCTGCTGAAACAGTTAAAGCTTGAAACCACAGGCTCCTACCGCCACCGCAAATACCATCTCCTTCCTAACACAACAAAAACGCCTCATCACTGA
- the spoIIR gene encoding stage II sporulation protein R produces the protein MKKQHIAFIYILLLLIGAIMNVYKEPLSAGAEQQGSEPVVIPDEAIRLRILANSDSDEDQALKRKIRDEVNKEITVWVAKLTSIEAARELIQSRLPEIEKIVQSVLVKENMEQEFSVDFDNVSFPTKMYGSYIYPAGDYEAILITLGEGKGANWWCVLFPPLCFLDFSNGQAVKAAEIEEEDKSAEAEKTSEELSALIVDEEEEEKEEVEVKFFLVEWFSNLFS, from the coding sequence ATGAAGAAACAGCATATCGCATTTATCTATATTTTATTATTATTAATTGGTGCAATAATGAACGTATATAAAGAACCGCTTTCGGCTGGTGCCGAGCAGCAGGGATCGGAACCGGTTGTGATTCCGGATGAGGCGATTCGCCTCCGCATTTTGGCCAACAGCGATTCTGATGAGGATCAGGCTTTAAAACGAAAAATTCGCGACGAAGTGAATAAAGAGATCACGGTGTGGGTTGCGAAGCTCACTTCTATAGAGGCGGCACGCGAACTAATTCAGTCAAGACTTCCTGAGATTGAGAAAATTGTTCAGTCTGTTTTAGTGAAAGAGAACATGGAGCAGGAATTCAGCGTTGATTTTGATAATGTCAGTTTCCCGACAAAGATGTATGGCAGCTATATTTACCCGGCAGGTGACTATGAGGCCATCCTGATCACGCTCGGCGAAGGGAAAGGCGCCAACTGGTGGTGCGTGCTGTTTCCGCCGCTTTGCTTTCTTGATTTTTCTAACGGACAGGCTGTCAAGGCAGCAGAGATCGAAGAAGAGGACAAAAGTGCAGAGGCTGAAAAAACGTCCGAAGAGCTTAGTGCTCTAATTGTAGATGAAGAAGAAGAAGAAAAAGAAGAAGTAGAAGTCAAATTCTTTTTGGTTGAATGGTTTTCGAACTTATTCTCATGA